In Rathayibacter sp. VKM Ac-2762, one DNA window encodes the following:
- a CDS encoding ComEA family DNA-binding protein, which produces MPETSGTDDEQLTALLRPRRARPRWRVGVGAAVVLVIGAAVVAVLLAGARSSGHERVLEPAVSTSAPAAAAVESLYVHVAGEVASPGLYVLSPEARVADAVAAAGGFQESAERAAVNLARRLVDGEQIVVPAVGAAPAAAGAAPGGAAPGGASAAGSVLSLSTATAAQLEELPEIGPATAKKIVAHREANGPFSSVDQLLEVPGIGEKTLAAFRDQVAP; this is translated from the coding sequence ATGCCAGAGACCAGCGGGACGGACGACGAGCAGCTGACGGCGCTGCTGCGGCCCCGCCGCGCCCGCCCGCGCTGGCGCGTGGGAGTGGGAGCGGCGGTCGTGCTCGTCATCGGCGCCGCGGTGGTCGCGGTGCTGCTCGCGGGAGCGCGGTCGAGCGGTCATGAGCGGGTCCTGGAGCCCGCCGTGTCGACGAGTGCGCCCGCTGCTGCGGCGGTCGAGTCGCTGTACGTGCACGTGGCCGGGGAGGTCGCCTCTCCGGGGCTGTACGTCCTGTCGCCGGAGGCGCGGGTGGCGGACGCGGTCGCCGCCGCCGGAGGGTTCCAGGAGTCGGCGGAGCGCGCGGCGGTCAACCTGGCCCGGAGGCTCGTGGACGGCGAGCAGATCGTCGTGCCGGCCGTGGGAGCGGCGCCGGCCGCGGCGGGAGCGGCTCCGGGCGGGGCCGCTCCAGGAGGGGCCTCCGCCGCCGGATCCGTGCTGAGCCTGAGCACGGCGACGGCGGCCCAGCTGGAGGAGCTGCCCGAGATCGGCCCGGCGACCGCGAAGAAGATCGTCGCCCACCGGGAGGCGAACGGCCCGTTCTCCTCTGTCGACCAGCTGCTCGAGGTCCCCGGGATCGGCGAGAAGACGCTCGCCGCGTTCCGCGACCAGGTCGCGCCGTGA
- a CDS encoding DNA alkylation repair protein, producing MSDPGDFIRSALEYEGDVWRAQDVRERLGAGLDSTGASVGAVRGTVRDALRKFRSLEHDDVTALSSELWEPAVFEPRLAAVVLLQSRAEWLRGSDLTRLEGFVRDSRVDELSDPLARDVVAPLLAGLLGAARTRADAVLDRWEAEGGRLARAASLARASVPTEHG from the coding sequence GTGAGCGACCCCGGCGACTTCATCCGCTCGGCCCTGGAGTACGAGGGCGACGTCTGGCGCGCGCAGGACGTGCGCGAGCGCCTGGGAGCAGGGCTCGACTCGACAGGCGCCTCGGTCGGGGCGGTCCGCGGCACCGTCCGCGACGCCCTGAGGAAGTTCCGCTCGCTCGAGCACGACGACGTGACAGCCCTCTCCTCCGAGCTGTGGGAGCCGGCGGTGTTCGAGCCGCGGCTGGCGGCCGTCGTGCTGCTGCAGTCCCGAGCCGAGTGGCTGCGCGGCTCCGACCTCACCCGGCTCGAGGGCTTCGTCCGCGACTCCCGCGTGGACGAGCTGAGCGACCCGCTGGCCCGCGACGTCGTCGCTCCGCTCCTGGCCGGGCTGCTTGGTGCGGCGCGGACCCGGGCGGACGCGGTCCTCGACCGCTGGGAGGCGGAGGGCGGGCGCCTGGCGCGCGCGGCCTCCCTGGCGCGGGCCTCGGTCCCGACGGAGCACGGCTGA
- the leuS gene encoding leucine--tRNA ligase: MAEDTSRQTGASDEERYDFRALQEKWLPIWEETRPFATDDPDDKRPRKYVLDMFPYPSGDLHMGHAEAYALGDVIARYWRQQGFNVLHPIGWDSFGLPAENAAIKRGLNPVTWTYDNIEQQKRSMKRYAASFDWDRVLHTSDPEYYKWNQWLFLKMYEKGLAYRKDSWVNWDPVDQTVLANEQVLADGTSERSGAVVVKKKLTQWYFKITDYADRLLDDLNQLEGSWPSKVIAMQRNWIGRSIGADVEFEIEGRDERVTVFTTRPDTLYGATFMVVAPDSDLASELVEGSEPAIRDAFRSYLETVQKSSEIERLTADRPKTGVFLGRYAVNPVNGERLPIWAADYVLSDYGHGAVMAVPAHDQRDLDFARAFDLPVRVVVDTNASVTGAIPVIPEDPEELAALEKEYSLDPATTGEALTGDGRLINSGPLDGLSKRTAIERVIRMLEERGRGRSAKNYRLRDWLISRQRYWGTPIPIIHGADGELVPVPEDQLPVVLPSTDGLDLQPKGSSPLGAAEDWVNVPHPVDGSPARRDPDTMDTFVDSSWYFLRFLSPKDDTEAFDPKLAEKWAPVDQYVGGVTHAILHLLYARFITKVLFDLGYVSFTEPFTALLNQGMVQMDGAAMSKSKGNIVRLSDQLDEFGVDAVRLTMAFAGPPEDDIDWADVSPGGSAKFLARAWRLAKDVTSRPDVEWKSGDAALRRQTHRFLAESPSLIEAFKFNVVVARLMELVNATRKVVDSGAGAGDPAVREAVEVVAMALNLFAPYTAEDMWHRLGYEGTVAHALWRKADPSLLVEEKVTAILQVDGKVRDRLEVSPKISSDELEEKARATAGVARALVGREVVKAIVRAPRLVNLVTKAV, encoded by the coding sequence GTGGCAGAAGACACCTCCCGGCAGACCGGCGCGAGCGACGAGGAGCGCTACGACTTCCGAGCGCTCCAGGAGAAGTGGCTCCCGATCTGGGAGGAGACGCGCCCGTTCGCGACGGACGACCCCGACGACAAGCGCCCCCGCAAGTACGTGCTCGACATGTTCCCGTACCCCTCGGGCGACCTGCACATGGGCCACGCCGAGGCGTACGCGCTCGGAGACGTGATCGCGCGCTACTGGCGCCAGCAGGGCTTCAACGTCCTCCACCCGATCGGCTGGGACAGCTTCGGCCTGCCCGCCGAGAACGCCGCCATCAAGCGCGGGCTGAACCCGGTCACCTGGACCTACGACAACATCGAGCAGCAGAAGCGCTCGATGAAGCGCTACGCCGCGTCCTTCGACTGGGACCGCGTGCTGCACACCTCCGACCCCGAGTACTACAAGTGGAACCAGTGGCTGTTCCTCAAGATGTACGAGAAGGGCCTCGCCTACCGCAAGGACAGCTGGGTCAACTGGGACCCGGTGGACCAGACGGTCCTGGCGAACGAGCAGGTCCTGGCGGACGGCACCTCCGAGCGCTCCGGCGCGGTCGTGGTCAAGAAGAAGCTCACGCAGTGGTACTTCAAGATCACCGACTACGCCGACCGCCTGCTCGACGACCTGAACCAGCTCGAGGGCTCCTGGCCGTCGAAGGTCATCGCCATGCAGCGCAACTGGATCGGCCGCTCCATCGGCGCCGACGTCGAGTTCGAGATCGAGGGCCGCGACGAGCGCGTCACCGTCTTCACCACGCGCCCCGACACGCTCTACGGGGCGACCTTCATGGTCGTCGCGCCCGACTCCGACCTCGCCTCCGAGCTGGTCGAGGGCTCCGAGCCCGCGATCCGCGACGCGTTCCGCAGCTACCTCGAGACGGTGCAGAAGTCGAGCGAGATCGAGCGCCTGACCGCCGACCGCCCCAAGACCGGCGTGTTCCTCGGCCGCTACGCGGTGAACCCCGTGAACGGCGAGCGGCTGCCGATCTGGGCCGCCGACTACGTCCTCTCCGACTACGGCCACGGAGCCGTCATGGCCGTGCCCGCGCACGACCAGCGCGACCTCGACTTCGCCCGCGCCTTCGACCTGCCCGTGCGCGTGGTCGTCGACACCAACGCGTCCGTCACCGGGGCGATCCCGGTCATCCCGGAGGACCCGGAGGAGCTGGCAGCGCTCGAGAAGGAGTACTCGCTCGACCCCGCCACGACCGGCGAGGCGCTGACCGGCGACGGCCGCCTGATCAACTCCGGGCCGCTCGACGGGCTCTCCAAGCGCACCGCCATCGAGCGCGTCATCAGGATGCTCGAGGAGCGCGGCCGCGGCCGCTCGGCCAAGAACTACCGCCTGCGCGACTGGCTGATCTCCCGTCAGCGCTACTGGGGCACCCCCATCCCGATCATCCACGGAGCCGACGGCGAGCTCGTGCCGGTTCCCGAGGACCAGCTGCCCGTCGTCCTGCCCTCCACCGACGGCCTCGACCTGCAGCCGAAGGGCTCGTCGCCGCTCGGAGCGGCGGAGGACTGGGTGAACGTGCCGCACCCGGTGGACGGCTCGCCCGCGCGCCGCGACCCGGACACGATGGACACCTTCGTCGACTCCTCGTGGTACTTCCTCCGCTTCCTCTCGCCGAAGGACGACACGGAGGCCTTCGATCCGAAGCTCGCCGAGAAGTGGGCGCCCGTCGACCAGTACGTCGGAGGCGTGACGCACGCGATCCTGCACCTGCTGTACGCGCGCTTCATCACCAAGGTGCTGTTCGACCTGGGCTACGTGTCGTTCACGGAGCCCTTCACGGCGCTGCTCAACCAGGGCATGGTGCAGATGGACGGCGCGGCGATGTCGAAGTCGAAGGGCAACATCGTCCGCCTCTCGGACCAGCTGGACGAGTTCGGCGTCGACGCCGTGCGCCTGACGATGGCGTTCGCCGGCCCGCCCGAGGACGACATCGACTGGGCCGACGTCTCGCCCGGCGGCAGCGCGAAGTTCCTCGCCCGCGCCTGGCGCCTGGCGAAGGACGTCACCTCGAGGCCCGACGTCGAGTGGAAGTCGGGCGACGCGGCTCTGCGCCGCCAGACCCACCGCTTCCTCGCGGAGTCCCCGTCGCTGATCGAGGCGTTCAAGTTCAACGTCGTGGTCGCGCGGCTGATGGAGCTCGTCAACGCGACCCGCAAGGTCGTCGACTCGGGCGCCGGGGCCGGGGACCCCGCGGTCCGCGAGGCGGTCGAGGTGGTCGCGATGGCTCTCAACCTGTTCGCGCCGTACACGGCCGAGGACATGTGGCACCGTCTGGGCTACGAGGGCACCGTCGCGCACGCGCTGTGGCGCAAGGCCGACCCGTCGCTGCTGGTCGAGGAGAAGGTCACGGCGATCCTGCAGGTCGACGGCAAGGTCCGCGACCGGCTCGAGGTCTCGCCGAAGATCTCCTCCGACGAGCTCGAGGAGAAGGCGCGGGCCACGGCCGGCGTCGCCCGGGCCCTCGTCGGCCGCGAGGTCGTGAAGGCGATCGTGCGGGCGCCGCGCCTGGTGAACCTGGTGACGAAGGCGGTCTAG
- the pabB gene encoding aminodeoxychorismate synthase component I, translated as MVSEDRHVRSVELPWVDPELAHHALFATAEASFWLDSGLGATSGRSYLGACARGDVLLVEAGGDVAAALAAVDDEAPAGDRALGRYGWISYEAGAASVSLPSAPTGPADPPALALLRGDPVLEFDHGARTVRLVATGDAQDLTARLLELVGAPAPADPADPEPAGDPVRRHSAAEYTALIGRCQEAIRAGDAYQLCLTDEIVVEGRFDPVEAYRRLRRSSPSHHGGLIRLGPLALVSASPERFLTGGADGRVATHPIKGTRPRGRDADEDRALRDELVSSVKERAENVMIVDLVRNDLARIAAPGSVVVDRLLEVESYPHVHQLVSEVSARRAPGVGIAELIAALFPAGSMTGAPKRRAVQLLREWEGGPRGVYSGAFGRLGSDGSLDLAMTIRTLVLDGERARLGTGGGITALSVPEEEVEETRLKARALLAVLGAAEE; from the coding sequence GTGGTCTCGGAGGATCGGCACGTCCGCTCGGTCGAGCTGCCCTGGGTCGATCCGGAGCTCGCGCACCACGCCCTGTTCGCCACGGCCGAGGCGTCGTTCTGGCTCGACTCGGGCCTCGGAGCGACGAGCGGCCGCTCCTACCTCGGGGCGTGCGCCCGCGGGGACGTGCTCCTCGTCGAGGCCGGCGGCGACGTGGCGGCGGCGCTCGCCGCGGTCGACGACGAGGCCCCCGCGGGCGACCGCGCGCTCGGCCGCTACGGCTGGATCTCCTACGAGGCGGGAGCCGCCTCCGTCTCCCTGCCCTCGGCGCCGACCGGCCCCGCGGATCCGCCGGCCCTCGCCCTGCTCCGGGGCGACCCCGTGCTCGAGTTCGACCACGGGGCCCGGACCGTCCGCCTGGTCGCCACGGGCGACGCGCAGGACCTCACCGCGCGCCTGCTCGAGCTCGTCGGCGCGCCCGCACCCGCGGACCCCGCGGATCCCGAGCCCGCCGGCGACCCGGTCCGCCGCCACTCCGCCGCCGAGTACACGGCGCTGATCGGCCGCTGCCAGGAGGCCATCCGCGCGGGCGACGCCTACCAGCTCTGCCTCACCGACGAGATCGTCGTCGAGGGCCGGTTCGATCCCGTCGAGGCGTACCGTCGCCTCCGCCGCTCCAGCCCGAGCCATCACGGCGGACTGATCCGCCTCGGCCCGCTCGCGCTCGTCAGCGCCTCGCCCGAGCGGTTCCTCACCGGCGGGGCCGACGGACGCGTCGCCACGCATCCCATCAAGGGCACGCGCCCCCGGGGCCGGGACGCCGATGAGGACCGCGCGCTCCGGGACGAGCTCGTCTCGAGCGTGAAGGAGCGGGCCGAGAACGTGATGATCGTGGACCTCGTCCGCAACGACCTCGCCCGGATCGCCGCCCCCGGCTCCGTCGTCGTCGACCGCCTGCTCGAGGTGGAGAGCTACCCGCACGTCCACCAGCTGGTCAGCGAGGTCTCGGCCCGCCGCGCGCCGGGCGTCGGGATCGCCGAGCTGATCGCGGCCCTCTTCCCGGCCGGCTCGATGACGGGAGCGCCCAAGCGCCGGGCGGTGCAGCTGCTGCGGGAGTGGGAGGGCGGTCCCCGCGGCGTCTACTCCGGCGCCTTCGGCCGCCTGGGCTCGGACGGCTCGCTGGACCTCGCGATGACCATCCGCACCCTCGTGCTCGACGGCGAGCGCGCCCGCCTGGGGACCGGCGGCGGCATCACCGCGCTCTCGGTGCCGGAGGAGGAGGTCGAGGAGACGCGGCTGAAGGCGCGGGCGCTCCTCGCGGTGCTGGGCGCCGCCGAGGAGTGA
- a CDS encoding aminotransferase class IV, translating to MDGEQVREWDGRALTSVPEPPGSSLDAADSWLVDEGRVRGLDLHRERFEASVASAGGHPDVEPFLHAAIAALPREGRSFPRVELSGGALRLRLRSAPPTTRSVVLWTSPVDPRRTPSWKGPDIARLALLRTRAHAAGADEAVLLDAEGAVIDGASSAILWWLGDALVVPPATSTRVRSVTARTVSVLAGALGVDVIEAPAEPESLEGREVWTANALHGLRLATAWADGPALAAEPGRLDAWRKRLDALRRPLPAL from the coding sequence GTGGACGGCGAGCAGGTTCGGGAGTGGGACGGGCGGGCCCTGACGAGCGTTCCCGAGCCGCCCGGCAGCTCCCTGGACGCGGCCGACTCCTGGCTGGTGGACGAGGGACGGGTCCGCGGGCTCGACCTGCACCGCGAGCGGTTCGAGGCCTCCGTCGCTTCGGCGGGCGGGCACCCGGACGTCGAGCCGTTCCTCCACGCCGCGATCGCCGCCCTGCCCCGCGAGGGCCGCTCCTTCCCCCGCGTCGAGCTCTCGGGAGGCGCCCTGCGGCTCCGGCTGCGATCCGCCCCGCCGACGACCCGCTCCGTGGTGCTGTGGACGAGCCCCGTGGATCCGCGCCGGACACCGTCCTGGAAGGGGCCGGACATCGCACGTCTCGCCCTCCTGCGGACGCGCGCGCACGCCGCGGGAGCGGACGAGGCCGTGCTGCTCGACGCCGAGGGCGCCGTCATCGACGGAGCGAGCAGCGCGATCCTGTGGTGGCTGGGCGACGCGCTGGTCGTCCCTCCGGCGACGAGCACCCGCGTGCGCAGCGTGACGGCTCGGACCGTCTCGGTGCTCGCCGGCGCGCTCGGCGTGGACGTGATCGAGGCCCCGGCCGAGCCGGAGTCGCTCGAGGGCCGTGAGGTCTGGACGGCCAACGCCCTGCACGGTCTCCGGCTGGCGACCGCCTGGGCGGACGGACCGGCGCTCGCCGCGGAGCCGGGCCGCCTGGACGCCTGGCGGAAGCGGCTGGACGCTCTCAGGCGGCCCCTCCCTGCGCTCTGA